A region of Diospyros lotus cultivar Yz01 chromosome 3, ASM1463336v1, whole genome shotgun sequence DNA encodes the following proteins:
- the LOC127798535 gene encoding E3 ubiquitin-protein ligase RGLG5-like, giving the protein MGGRSSKGTSRRQFSFGSSSSFNQESYPPPPPQQIPYYTPQHHHASSSYGYAAQSPYPSRNLDTKYSRIADNYQTLEQVTDALAYAGLESSNLIVGIDFTKSNEWTGSRSFHRRSLHHIGNDLNPYEQAISIIGKTLSAFDEDNLIPCFGFGDASTHDQDVFSFYPDGRFCDGFEQVLRRYREIVPHLRLSGPTSFAPIIEMATSIVEESGSQYHVLLLIADGQVTRSIDTPNGHLSPQERKTIDAIVKASEYPLSIILVGVGDGPWDMMRDFDDNIPARAFDNFQFVNFTEIMSKKVDPIRKQTEFALAALMEIPSQYKATIELNILGQQTEDAPNRVALPPPLAASLGNSSKPHHSSTFQHSFRTPLYPEYDTVTGNSLSNSVNDNRVCPICLTNLKDMAFGCGHQTCCECGEDLGLCPICRAPIKTRIKLY; this is encoded by the exons ATGGGAGGTAGAAGTTCGAAAGGGACAAGCCGGAGGCAATTTTCATTTggttcatcatcttcattcaaTCAAGAATCgtaccctcctcctcctccgcaaCAGATCCCGTATTACACTCCTCAGCATCACCATGCCTCCTCAAGTTATGGCTATGCAGCTCAATCTCCCTATCCTTCTCGGAATTTGGATACCAAATACTCGAGGATAGCTGATAATTACCAGACGTTGGAACAG GTTACTGATGCACTTGCCTATGCAGGACTAGAGTCCTCTAATCTCATTGTTGGTATCGATTTTACAAAGAGCAATGAGTGGACAG GTTCCAGGTCATTCCACCGGCGAAGTTTACATCACATCGGGAATGATCTAAATCCCTATGAACAAGCAATATCCATTATTGGGAAAACTTTATCTGCTTTTGATGAGGATAACTTAATCCCTTGTTTTGGATTTGGAGACG CCTCAACCCATGATCAAGATGTTTTCAGCTTTTACCCAGACGGGAGATTTTGTGATGGATTTGAGCAAGTGTTGAGACGATACAGAGAAATAGTTCCACATCTTCGACTTTCAGGACCTACTTCTTTCGCACCCATAATCGAAATGGCTACGAGCATTGTTGAGGAAAGTGGAAGCCAGTACCATGTGTTGCTACTAATTGCTGATGGTCAG GTCACAAGAAGTATTGATACGCCAAATGGTCATCTCAGCCCACAGGAACGAAAGACTATCGATGCTATTGTCAAAGCCAG CGAGTACCCCTTGTCAATTATCTTAGTTGGAGTAGGAGACGGACCTTGGGACATGATGAGGGATTTTGACGATAACATCCCTGCTCGAGCCTTCGACAATTTTCAG TTTGTGAATTTCACCGAAATAATGTCGAAGAAGGTGGATCCAATAAGGAAACAGACGGAATTTGCTCTTGCTGCTTTGATGGAAATACCTTCTCAATACAAAGCAACAATTGAATTGAACATATTGGG TCAACAGACGGAGGATGCTCCAAACAGGGTTGCTCTTCCCCCACCTCTTGCAGCTTCTCTTGGCAATAGCTCAAAGCCACACCACTCGAGCACTTTCCAGCATAGTTTTAGAACCCCTCTTTATCCAGAATATGACACAGTAACCGGCAACTCTCTCTCCAATTCTGTTAATGATAATCGA GTTTGCCCGATTTGTCTCACTAATCTAAAGGACATGGCTTTTGGTTGCGGACATCAG ACATGCTGTGAATGTGGAGAAGACCTTGGACTGTGCCCAATTTGCCGTGCCCCCATCAAAACCAGAATAAAGCTATATTAG